CACCTCGCTTTCCTTGAACAGGGCGCGCGGCAGGGTGCCGTCCCGCATCATCCGGTAGCCAAGGTCGAAGGCTTTCAGGTTGTCGGCGACCCCGACCTCGGCTTCCTTGATAGCCGCATGGAACGGCTCCGCCGGCAGGTCGAACACCTTGCTCGCCACCACGGCGCCCAGCAGCACGGCATTGCTCGACAGCAGCGACAGGCCGGCCTGTGCCACCACTTCCTGGGCGTGGAACAGGTAGCTGTCGGCGGACAGCGTCTCGGCCGCCTTGCGGATGACGCCGGACGGGTAGATGCCGCCCTCGGCCGGGGTTTTTTCCAGCGTGCCGTAGTAGCGGTAGGTGTTGGCGATGATGGTGCAGTCCGGGTGCGCGAAACCGCCCTGCAGCAGCCGGCCCAGTTCCAGGAATTCCTGGCTCAGCAGCAGGTCCACGTCGCCCGGCACGGCGTAGGCGGACAGGATAGGCGGCTTGTCGCCGTGCGGCCGCGCCTCGACATAGTAGATAACTGAACCTGCCCGCTGCGACAGGCCGAGCAGGCCGATGCTCTGCGCCTGCCAGCCGGCGTTGATCAGGCCCTTGACCATCCAGTCGCTCAGGACGCCGCCGCCCTGGCCGCCGACGGTGCCGATGAGGATGCGCGTGGCGCGGTTTTGCCGTGGCATAGGTTGGTTCCGGAGTCAGAGTTTGTTAAGAAATGCACGTCCTGTGCATTTCTTGTGTCGCAAGTCCGGTACACGCCCGGGCTTGCTCCCGCGGATCGAGCCCTTGCGCGCTCGATCCGCGACCGGCCATCCCTGGCCGGCCTGAGAGCTTGTGGAATTCACAAGCTCTCAGGCGGCGCGCAGCGCCGGCAGCAGGCGCTCGCTGAGGCGTTGCATGAAGCGCTCGAAGCGGCTGGCGTTGCGCACCACGGTCACCTTGTGAAAGGACGGACACAGCTGGGCGGCGTGGGCGATTTCGCCACACACGCCGCAGCCGACGCAGGTGGTGTCGATGGCCGCTACCGGCGCGGTCTTGAGCGTGTTGGGGGATTCTTCCAGCGTCAGCGACGGGCAGCCGTTGACGCGCATGCAGGAGTGATCGCCGACGCAGACTTCCTCGTCCACGCCCAGGCGCTCGACCTCGGTGCGCTTGCCTTCGGCAATCGCCTTGGCGCGCATGGGCTTGACCGTGCGCTGGCGCTGCAGCTGGCACTCGGCCTCCGAGATCAGCACCCGCAGCTGCGGGTCCGGATCGGCCTGGATTTTCTTCAGCTTCTTCTGGAAGTCGCGGAAGTTGTAGGGATTGGCCTTCTCGACGTGCTTGACGCCCAGGCCCTTGAAGGTGCGCTCGATGTTGAACACGCCGCCGCTGGCCTGGCCGGTCAGCTGCGGACCGGAGTTGGGGTTCTCGTGGGCGCCGGTCATGGCGGTCCACTTGTTGTCGAGCACCAGATAGGTGGCGTCCTGCTTGTTGTAGAGACCGTTCACGACGCAGGTGTTCAGCGCCGAGTGCCACAGCGTGCCGTCGCCGACTACCGAGACGTTCTTCTGTTCCGAGATGGCCGACAGCGCCGTGGCGGCCGCAAGACCGCCGCCCATGCCGATGTTGGAATCGGCCATGTGGAAGGGCGCCAGGCCCGCCATGCCGTAGCAGCCGACGTCGGTGGCGTGCCAGTCCTTCTGGCCGGTGAGCATCTCGTTGATCTTCATCATGCTGAACACGGGCCGCTCCGGACAGCCGGTGCAAAAGGTCGGCGGGCGCGGCGTGACCGGTTTGGGGAACAGTGTCGCGGCCAGCTTCTGGCGCTCCACATAGCCGTTGGCGGTGGCGCTGATGGCCTCGGCGCGGTCCGGCAGCAGGCGCGCCATGAACTGCGCCAGCGCCGGCAACACCCGGCCGGGCACCAGTTCGCCGACGCCGGGGATCAGGTCGTGGCCGTGAAACGGCGTGGCGATGCCGCGCTGGTGCAGCAGGGCGCGGATCTGCTGCTCCATCAGGTCCGGCTGGCCTTCCTCGACCAGCAGCACCTCGCGCTTGTCCTTGATGAAATCGATGATCTGCTCGTCGCACAGCGGGTAGACGACGTTCAGTTGCAGCACGCTGATGGCCGGGTCCGTGACCCCGTCCTCGTCGGCCAGGCCCAGATTGGCCAGCACGCGCATCACGGTGTTGAACACGGTGCCGTGGGTGATGATGCCGATCGGCGCGTCCGGGGCGCCGAAAATCTCGTTCAGGCCGTGCTGGACGATGTACTCGCGCGCCTTGGGCAGGCGGTCGCGGTAGCGCTCGAGTTCCTGGCGCTGGGTGTTGGGCGGCAGCGGGTAGCGGGCCGGATCCTTGATGCCTTCCTTCAGCTTGCTGATGACGTTGTACTGGCCGATGCGGTTGTCGCCGACGGTGACCTGCGCGTTGGCATGCGACAACTGCGGGCGCAGCAGCAGGGCCACCACGCTGGTCGATGCCTCGGACAGCTCGAAGCTCTCGCGCGTCATGCGCAGCAGCAGCTGCTGGTCGGCGCGCGGGTCGACCACGATGATCCCGGACTTCATGGCCCAGGGAAGCGTGCGCTGGGCGACGGTGGTGCTGGACACGCCGTAGTCCTCGCCGACCACCAGCACGCAGCCGCCCAGCGGGCCGATCTGCGACACGTGATCGACCACGTCGGTCGATACGCCGTTGCCGAGCACTTTCCAGGTCACCGCGCCGCGCACCGGGGCGAACACGGAGGCCGTGCACATGGCGGCGGCGGACATCTCGTTGGCCGACGATTCCACGTACACGCCGTATTTCTTGAGCACCGGCTCGTAGGCGTCGGCGGCGGCGTCGATCAGGTTGGCCGTCGGCGCGCCCGGATAGCCGCCGAAGTAGCTGATGCCGGCCTCGAGCAGGCCCTTTAGCACCACCAGCGCGCCGTCGCCGTACAGGGTCTGACCGCTGGTGTGTTCCAGCTGGTCGATTTCGGAGGTATTGAATGCGTGGCTCATGGGACGGCTCTCGAAGACAGGTGGGGGAGGGGCGTTTCGGGCCGGACAGCTCAGGCCGGGCGGCGGCGCAGCATGCGCGTGGCCAGGTACTCCAGCACCGCATTGCCGGACTGATTCGTCACCCGGTTGCGGGTGGTGACCAGGCCGCGGTCGGGTTTGGAGGTCTCGCGCCGCTTGGCCAGGGAGACGTTCACTTCGATGGTGTCGCCCAGGTACACCGGGCCCTGCATCTTCAGTTCGGCACCCAGGAAGGCAATGGCGCTGCCGTGCAGGTGGCCGGTCTGGATCACCAGGCCCTCGGCATAGCTGAACACCAGCGCGCCGGGAGCGATGCGCCGCCCGAACGGCGTGTCGTTGGCAATGTACTCGGCGTCCATGAACAGCGCCTCGTTCATGCCGACCAGGGTCACGAAGCTCAGGATGTCGAACTCGGTCACTGTGCGCCGACCGGTGGTGAGCGTCCAGTCGGCGTCGTAGTCTTCCCACCACTGAATGGCCATGGGCACCTCAGCGGCCGGTGAAGCGCGGCGCGCGCTTTTCCAGAAAGGCCTGCACGCCCTCGCTGTGGTCGTGCGAGGCATGCATCAGGCCCTGGCCGGCGGATTCGAGATCCATGAAGGCATCGAAGGGCATGCGCACGGCATCGCGCAGGGCATGCTTGGCAAAGGCCATGGCAAGCGTGGCGCCTTCCGCCAGCTCGGCGACCAGGCCGTTCACGGCATCGTCGAAGCCGGCCTTGGGCACCACTTCGGTGTAGATGCCAAGCTCCTGCGCCTGCGCGGCGGTCAGGGTCCTGGCGCGCAGCACGATGTCCTTGGCGCGCATCAGGCCCACATGCTGCGCCAGCAGCCACATGACGCCGGCGTCCGGAATCGCCCCGATCTTGCCGAAGGCGGTGACGAAACTCGCTTCCTCGGTGGCAATGACGAAATCGGCCGCCAGCGCCAGCGCCAGGCCCGCCCCGGCCACCGGGCCCTGCAGGGCGCACACCAGCGGCTTGTCGAGCATGATCAGCGCCCGCGACAGCGGCCGGATGCGCAGCGCAATGAGGTTGCGGATGGCCACCGGGTGGGTGTCCGTGAACAGGTCGCGCAGGTCGCCGCCGGCGCAGAACACCGGTCCCGCGCCGCGCAGCGCCACCACCCGCACGGCGCTGTCCAGGTTCACCGCCTCCAGGGTCTGGCGCAGCTCCTCGATCATGCGCCCGTTCATGGCGTTGCGGACCTGCGGGCGGTTCAGCGTGATCGTGGCGATGGCGCCGTCGACGGCGTAGGTGATGGTTTCCATGGTGCTCTCGAGCGGGCAGGGGTGGCGCAGGCTTATTGGAACTTGGGCTTTTCCTTGGCGAAGAAGGCGCGCAGCGCCTCGCGGTGATCGGCGCTGGCAAAGGTCAGCCCTTCCATGGCCAGCGAGGCGGTCAGCACCTGCTCGACGACCTGACCGACGAACAGGTTCACCGAGCGCTTGGTCAGCTGGATCGCCAGCTGCGGTCCGCTGGCCAGCTTGCGGGCAAAGGCGTAGGCGCGGTCCTGCAGTTCCGCCGCCGGTACGGCGTGATTGACCAGCCCGATCGAAGCGGCCTGGGTACCGGTCATGGCATCGCCGGTCATCAGGAATTCCTTGGCTCGGTTGGGGCCGATCAGCAGCGGCCAGATGATGGCGCCGCCGTCGCCGGCCACCACACCGATCGACACATGCGGGTCGGCGATCTTGGCCGTCTCGTCCATGAAACTTACGTCCGCGAACAGGCCGATGGTGGCACCAAGGCCCATGGCGTGGCCGTTGATCATCGACACGATCGGTTGCGGCGTGTTGGTCATGGTCTTGACGATGTCCAGGCCCTCCTTGAGCACCACCGCGTAGCGTTCGCCCTTGCCCTCGATGCTCTCGATCCATTTCAGGTCACCGCCGGCACAGAAGGCCTTACCGTCCGGGTCGCCGGTCAGCACCACCACGCGCGTGTCGGTGTCCAGCGCCACCTCCAGAAATACCCGCGCCAGCTCGGCGTGCATGTCGGCGTCGACCGCATTGCGCGCGGTCGGGTTCGACAGCTCGATGGTCAGGATGCTGCCGTCGCGCTGGAACTTCAGGCGCTGGTAACCCTGGTACATGTTTTCCTCCTGATGCTGAATAGTTTGTTTTGAGGCCGAAACCGAAGCGCAAGGATAACGCACGGCGCGCCGGCCCAGCCGCCGTTTGGGATGGGTGTAATTGGCATCGGGAGACAACCGCCTGGACGGGCGGGTTGTAAAGACGGGCCAGGCGCAGGACCGGGGCGCAGAGCGGATTTTTCGGCGGGGTTCACTGCTGACCGGCGGGCCGAGATGCGTGTGAAAAGCCAACGCGCCGCGCAGCCGCGCCCCTGGGGAGGTGTTGTAATGAATTCATCGTGGATTCTGGGCGCCCGCCACCGGGGAAATCCTTGTAGGAGCGCAGCTTCGCTGCGCGATATCGCCCGGCAAAGCCGGGCTCCTACAGGGCGACGATCGCCCGGCAAAGCCGGGCTCCTACAGTACAGCCGGCGGCCGATCAGTCCCGCTCGGCGATCCAGGCCTGCTGCAGGGCTTCCAGAATCCGCTCGCCGCAGCGCTCGGGGGCGTCGTCGAAGCCGGGTAGCGCCAGCACCCAGGCGCGCAGGTCCGTGAACCGCACGGTGGCGGGGTCGACCTGCGGATAAAGCTCGGCGAGCGCCTCGGCCAGTGCCTGGCTGTCGGTCCACTTCATGTGGCTTCGCGGGCGTAGTTGAGGGTGTAGCGGGGGATTTCGACAGTCAGATCGGCACCGGCGATGCGCACCTGGCAGGACAGGCGCGAGTGCGCTTCCAGGCCCCAGGCCTTGCCGAGCTGGTCTTCCTCGTCGTCGCTGGCGGCGCGCAGCGAAGCGAAACCCTGGCGCACGATGACGTGACAGGTGGTGCACACGCAGGCCTTGGCGCAGGCGTGGTCGATGGCCACGCCGTGCGCCGCCAGGGCATCGCACAGATGGCTGCCGGCGCTGGCTTCGAAGCGCGCACCCTGCGGGCACAGCTCCGGGTGCGGCAGGACGGTGACGGTCGGCATCAGGGAAGCGCCGCCAGGTGCTGGCCGGTCAGGGCGGTGTGCACGGCGACGTCCATGCGGCGGGCGGCGAACTCGGCGGTGACGGCGTCGAGCCCATCCATGGCGACGCGGATGGGCTCGATCCGGCCCTCGCCCAGCGCCGTGCGCAGGGCGTCCATGGCGCTGAGGATGGCGCCGCGTTCGACCGCGTTGAGCAGCCGCTCACCGTCGGCTTCGAGCGCGCTGGCGGTAGCCAGCATGATCCGTTCGCTTTCCACCGTCAGCTCGCGCAGGCGCCGCTCGTCGGCATCGTCCAGCAGATGCGCCCTGGCATCGGCCAGCATGGCGGCGATGGTCGGCTCGTCGAGGCCGTAGGCCGGCTTCACGCTGACTTCGGCGGCCACGCCGCTGGTCTGTTCGAGGGCGGCGACGCGCAGCAGGCCGTCGGCATCGACCTGGAAGGTGACGCGCACCCGCGCCAGACCGGCCGGCATGGGCGGGATGCCGCGCAGCTCGAAGCGGGCCAGAGCGCGGCACTGGTCGGCCCGCTCGCGCTCGCCCTGCAGCACCTGGATGGCGATGGCAGTCTGGCCATCCTTGAAGGTCGTGAAGTCCTGCGCGCGGGCCACCGGCAGCGTGCTGTTGCGGGGGACGATCTTCTCGGTCAGGCCGCCCAGGGTCTCGATACCCAGCGACAGCGGGATCACGTCCAGCAGCAGCCAATCGTCACTGCGGTTACCGGCCAGCGCATCGGCCTGCAGGGCGGCGCCGATGGCCACCACGGCGTCCGGGTCCAGATCCGTCAGCGGCGGGCGGCCGAAAAACTGCCCCACCGCGGCACGGATGGCCGGCATGCGCGTGGCGCCGCCGACCAGCACCACGCCGGTCACCTCATCCACCGTAACGCCGGAATCGCGCAGCGCCCGCCGCACCGGCGGCAGGGTGCGGGCGACCAGATCGGCTGTCAGCGCCTCGAACTGGCTGCGACTGAGCGTGAGGTCCAGTACCTGCCCGCCGGGCAGGCTGTGTATGACGGCAACCTCCGCGCGTTCGCTGAGCGCCTCCTTGGCCGCCCGGGCGAGGCCCAGCAGCGTCTGGCGCTGGCAGGACGTCGGCGCGTCCAGGAGCGCCCGGGCCGCCATCCAGTCGGCGAGGACATGGTCGAAATCATCGCCGCCGAGCGCGGCGTCGCCATTGACGGCCAGCACCTCGAACACCCCGCCGGTCAGGCGCAGCACGGAAATGTCGAAGGTGCCGCCACCCAGATCGTAGACCGCGTACACGCCCTCGGCGGCCTGATCCAGGCCGTAGGCCAGCGCGGCAGCGGTCGGTTCGGCCAGCAGGCGCAGCACCTCGATGCCGGCCAGGCGCGCGGCGTCCTTGGTGGCCTGGCGCTGCGCCTCGTCGAAATAGGCCGGCACGGTGATGACCGCGCCGACCAGCTCGCCGCCCAGGGCGGCCTCGGCGCGCTGGCGCAGGCTGCGCAGGATGTGTGCCGACACCTCGACCGGGCTCTTGACGCCGCCGGCGGTAGCGATTTGCACCATGCCCGGGGCATCCAGCAGCCGATACGAGGGCCGGATGGCGACGTCACGCAGGCCGCGCCCCATCAGACGCTTGACCGAGGCGATGGTGTTGGCCGGATCGTCCGCCAGGGCGGCGCGCGCCGCGGCGCCGACGCTGATCGCGCCATCGGCGTGGTAGCGCACCACCGACGGCAGCAGGCGCGTGCCGTCGGCGTCCGCCAGTACGGTCGGCAGGCCGTCGCGCACCGTGGCCACCAGCGAGTGAGTGGTGCCCAGGTCGATGCCCACCGCCAGGCGATGCTGATGCGGGGCGGTGCTCTGGCCGGGC
This Immundisolibacter cernigliae DNA region includes the following protein-coding sequences:
- the fdx gene encoding ISC system 2Fe-2S type ferredoxin, with the translated sequence MPTVTVLPHPELCPQGARFEASAGSHLCDALAAHGVAIDHACAKACVCTTCHVIVRQGFASLRAASDDEEDQLGKAWGLEAHSRLSCQVRIAGADLTVEIPRYTLNYAREAT
- a CDS encoding enoyl-CoA hydratase/isomerase family protein — its product is METITYAVDGAIATITLNRPQVRNAMNGRMIEELRQTLEAVNLDSAVRVVALRGAGPVFCAGGDLRDLFTDTHPVAIRNLIALRIRPLSRALIMLDKPLVCALQGPVAGAGLALALAADFVIATEEASFVTAFGKIGAIPDAGVMWLLAQHVGLMRAKDIVLRARTLTAAQAQELGIYTEVVPKAGFDDAVNGLVAELAEGATLAMAFAKHALRDAVRMPFDAFMDLESAGQGLMHASHDHSEGVQAFLEKRAPRFTGR
- the iscX gene encoding Fe-S cluster assembly protein IscX, translated to MKWTDSQALAEALAELYPQVDPATVRFTDLRAWVLALPGFDDAPERCGERILEALQQAWIAERD
- a CDS encoding MaoC family dehydratase; amino-acid sequence: MAIQWWEDYDADWTLTTGRRTVTEFDILSFVTLVGMNEALFMDAEYIANDTPFGRRIAPGALVFSYAEGLVIQTGHLHGSAIAFLGAELKMQGPVYLGDTIEVNVSLAKRRETSKPDRGLVTTRNRVTNQSGNAVLEYLATRMLRRRPA
- the hscA gene encoding Fe-S protein assembly chaperone HscA, with product MALLQIAEPGQSTAPHQHRLAVGIDLGTTHSLVATVRDGLPTVLADADGTRLLPSVVRYHADGAISVGAAARAALADDPANTIASVKRLMGRGLRDVAIRPSYRLLDAPGMVQIATAGGVKSPVEVSAHILRSLRQRAEAALGGELVGAVITVPAYFDEAQRQATKDAARLAGIEVLRLLAEPTAAALAYGLDQAAEGVYAVYDLGGGTFDISVLRLTGGVFEVLAVNGDAALGGDDFDHVLADWMAARALLDAPTSCQRQTLLGLARAAKEALSERAEVAVIHSLPGGQVLDLTLSRSQFEALTADLVARTLPPVRRALRDSGVTVDEVTGVVLVGGATRMPAIRAAVGQFFGRPPLTDLDPDAVVAIGAALQADALAGNRSDDWLLLDVIPLSLGIETLGGLTEKIVPRNSTLPVARAQDFTTFKDGQTAIAIQVLQGERERADQCRALARFELRGIPPMPAGLARVRVTFQVDADGLLRVAALEQTSGVAAEVSVKPAYGLDEPTIAAMLADARAHLLDDADERRLRELTVESERIMLATASALEADGERLLNAVERGAILSAMDALRTALGEGRIEPIRVAMDGLDAVTAEFAARRMDVAVHTALTGQHLAALP
- a CDS encoding indolepyruvate ferredoxin oxidoreductase subunit alpha; this translates as MSHAFNTSEIDQLEHTSGQTLYGDGALVVLKGLLEAGISYFGGYPGAPTANLIDAAADAYEPVLKKYGVYVESSANEMSAAAMCTASVFAPVRGAVTWKVLGNGVSTDVVDHVSQIGPLGGCVLVVGEDYGVSSTTVAQRTLPWAMKSGIIVVDPRADQQLLLRMTRESFELSEASTSVVALLLRPQLSHANAQVTVGDNRIGQYNVISKLKEGIKDPARYPLPPNTQRQELERYRDRLPKAREYIVQHGLNEIFGAPDAPIGIITHGTVFNTVMRVLANLGLADEDGVTDPAISVLQLNVVYPLCDEQIIDFIKDKREVLLVEEGQPDLMEQQIRALLHQRGIATPFHGHDLIPGVGELVPGRVLPALAQFMARLLPDRAEAISATANGYVERQKLAATLFPKPVTPRPPTFCTGCPERPVFSMMKINEMLTGQKDWHATDVGCYGMAGLAPFHMADSNIGMGGGLAAATALSAISEQKNVSVVGDGTLWHSALNTCVVNGLYNKQDATYLVLDNKWTAMTGAHENPNSGPQLTGQASGGVFNIERTFKGLGVKHVEKANPYNFRDFQKKLKKIQADPDPQLRVLISEAECQLQRQRTVKPMRAKAIAEGKRTEVERLGVDEEVCVGDHSCMRVNGCPSLTLEESPNTLKTAPVAAIDTTCVGCGVCGEIAHAAQLCPSFHKVTVVRNASRFERFMQRLSERLLPALRAA
- a CDS encoding enoyl-CoA hydratase-related protein; translated protein: MYQGYQRLKFQRDGSILTIELSNPTARNAVDADMHAELARVFLEVALDTDTRVVVLTGDPDGKAFCAGGDLKWIESIEGKGERYAVVLKEGLDIVKTMTNTPQPIVSMINGHAMGLGATIGLFADVSFMDETAKIADPHVSIGVVAGDGGAIIWPLLIGPNRAKEFLMTGDAMTGTQAASIGLVNHAVPAAELQDRAYAFARKLASGPQLAIQLTKRSVNLFVGQVVEQVLTASLAMEGLTFASADHREALRAFFAKEKPKFQ